From a single Rhizobium lusitanum genomic region:
- the rarD gene encoding EamA family transporter RarD produces MATDTVAPDVKNGDSLRGFGFALTAYLFWGVLPLYMKTMAHIPAIEVVAHRILWSVPVAGIVLLALGRMGDIKVALSSPRTVAMASLTATLVTINWGTYVWAISAGHSLDAALGYFINPLFSIALGAVLLKEKLAPLQIAAICLAAAAVVLLTIEAGTVPWVALTLTLSWGFYAFFRKTLPVGANQGFFLEVLLLCIPAILYILYLEARGEGHLYRTGISDTALLLGCGLVTALPLMIFANGAKLLRLSTIGIMQYIAPTMIFLIAVFLFKEPFGTTQMTAFSLIWAGLVLYSWSMLRQSRAR; encoded by the coding sequence ATGGCCACCGATACGGTCGCACCTGACGTCAAGAATGGAGACAGCCTTCGCGGCTTCGGCTTCGCGCTGACGGCCTATCTCTTCTGGGGCGTTCTGCCACTTTACATGAAGACTATGGCGCATATTCCCGCCATAGAGGTCGTCGCCCACCGAATTTTGTGGTCCGTTCCCGTCGCCGGCATTGTCCTTTTAGCGCTCGGCCGCATGGGCGATATCAAGGTGGCGCTCAGCAGTCCACGCACGGTCGCCATGGCGTCGCTGACGGCGACGCTGGTGACCATCAACTGGGGAACCTATGTCTGGGCGATCAGCGCCGGACATTCGCTCGATGCGGCGCTCGGCTATTTCATCAATCCGCTGTTCAGTATCGCGCTCGGCGCCGTGCTGTTGAAGGAGAAGCTGGCACCGCTGCAGATTGCCGCGATCTGCCTTGCAGCGGCGGCAGTGGTCCTTCTGACCATCGAGGCCGGCACCGTGCCCTGGGTGGCGTTGACGCTGACCTTATCCTGGGGCTTCTATGCCTTTTTCCGCAAGACATTGCCGGTTGGAGCAAACCAAGGCTTCTTCCTGGAGGTGCTGCTGCTCTGCATCCCGGCGATACTTTACATTCTCTATCTGGAAGCGCGCGGCGAAGGCCATCTCTACCGCACGGGCATCTCGGATACGGCGCTTCTGCTCGGTTGCGGCCTGGTGACCGCCCTGCCGCTGATGATCTTCGCCAATGGGGCGAAGCTGCTCAGGCTCTCCACCATCGGCATCATGCAGTATATCGCGCCGACGATGATCTTCCTCATCGCCGTCTTCCTGTTCAAGGAGCCTTTCGGCACAACGCAGATGACCGCCTTCTCGCTGATCTGGGCTGGGCTGGTGCTTTATAGCTGGTCAATGCTGCGCCAGAGCCGGGCGCGTTAG